A single region of the Erythrobacter sp. HL-111 genome encodes:
- the glnE gene encoding bifunctional [glutamate--ammonia ligase]-adenylyl-L-tyrosine phosphorylase/[glutamate--ammonia-ligase] adenylyltransferase translates to MADRPDWTGALERARAHAPFLERALDRQGELAELLAAGAGEAALEWAKARGREGAIESALRRERLGLAAALAIGDLAGAFPLARVVRELTGFADRALDRAIRAAVRERTGKETAAGFVALALGKQGAGELNYSSDIDPILLFDPARLPRRERDDPGEAAQRYARRIVRLLSETTAEGYVVRVDLRLRPASEISPPAVPIASALAHYQGQALAWERAAFVRARPAAGDIALGEEFLAATRPFVWRRHLDFGAIAEIRRLTKRIREDHDGPPRPGPGFDVKRGRGGIREIEFYAQTLQLIHGGRDPSLRVRGTREALDALAAAGHVGAGDARTLGDGYDRLRVIEHRLQMVHDRQTHSLPESAAALDAVAQLDGLADGAALVAELGELTARTGAIYDALIREDAPAAPAVPARAPAPSPVPSASAAPERSARAAALAERMAGWRDGRYQSLRSPQALAAFDAIAPVLAEAFLDADDPERALVRWESVLDRASSAINLFHLLKARPGLLDRLISALTLAPTLADELARRPELLDILLDREARALPHAVEAIMGRIMAAAAREDYEALLDAIRVVTGEVRFALGVELVEGRADPLAVAASLSRTAEAALRLAHEGAAAEFARAHGRMAGGELLVLGLGRLGGGALTHASDLDIVYLFTGDFAARSDGPRPLGATHYFNRLASRVSAALSVPTAEGALYEIDTRLRPQGAQGPLAVSCDAFAKYQREAAWTWEHMALARARVLAGSDAARKQVEALIEDVLFRPRDPGDLRESVLEMRDAMARHKQPGGTLDVKLLRGGLVDFEFLVHYLQLRGGRALAEAHPLAFSADLGRAIPALVGAGLLPQGFREDYDLMTRLLVAGRLLAPGGSEPPPLAARALAQACRQEDYAGLLRALGEARQRVAATWRAILGQDILSTPS, encoded by the coding sequence ATGGCAGATCGACCCGACTGGACCGGAGCGCTGGAGCGGGCGCGGGCCCATGCGCCCTTTCTCGAGCGCGCGCTCGATCGCCAGGGAGAACTCGCCGAACTGCTGGCGGCGGGAGCGGGCGAGGCGGCGCTCGAATGGGCGAAGGCGCGCGGACGGGAAGGCGCGATCGAATCGGCGCTGCGGCGCGAGCGGCTCGGCCTTGCCGCGGCGCTGGCGATCGGGGACCTTGCCGGGGCCTTCCCGCTGGCGCGCGTGGTGCGCGAGCTGACGGGCTTCGCCGACCGCGCGCTCGACCGCGCGATCCGCGCCGCCGTGCGCGAGCGCACCGGCAAGGAAACCGCCGCGGGCTTCGTCGCCCTCGCGCTCGGCAAGCAGGGCGCGGGGGAGCTCAACTACTCCTCGGACATCGACCCGATCCTGCTGTTCGATCCCGCGCGCCTCCCCCGGCGCGAGCGCGACGATCCGGGCGAGGCGGCGCAGCGCTATGCCCGGAGGATCGTGCGGCTGCTCTCCGAGACGACGGCGGAAGGCTATGTCGTGCGGGTCGACCTGCGCCTGCGCCCCGCGAGCGAGATCAGCCCGCCGGCCGTGCCGATCGCCTCCGCGCTGGCGCATTACCAGGGGCAGGCGCTGGCGTGGGAACGCGCCGCCTTCGTCCGGGCGCGGCCCGCGGCGGGCGACATCGCGCTGGGCGAGGAATTCCTCGCCGCCACCCGGCCCTTCGTCTGGCGGCGGCACCTCGATTTCGGCGCGATCGCGGAGATCCGCCGCCTCACCAAGCGCATCCGCGAGGACCACGATGGCCCGCCCCGCCCGGGTCCCGGCTTCGACGTGAAACGCGGGCGCGGCGGCATCCGCGAGATCGAGTTCTACGCCCAGACGCTCCAGCTCATCCATGGCGGGCGCGATCCCTCGCTGCGGGTCCGCGGCACGCGCGAGGCGCTCGATGCGCTGGCCGCGGCGGGGCACGTCGGGGCCGGGGATGCGCGCACGCTGGGGGACGGATACGACCGGCTGCGCGTGATCGAGCATCGCCTGCAGATGGTCCACGACCGCCAGACCCATTCGCTGCCCGAAAGCGCCGCGGCGCTCGATGCGGTTGCGCAGCTCGACGGCCTGGCGGACGGGGCGGCGCTGGTCGCGGAGCTCGGCGAACTGACCGCGCGAACGGGCGCGATCTACGATGCGCTGATCCGCGAGGACGCGCCCGCCGCGCCGGCCGTGCCCGCACGCGCACCGGCCCCGTCCCCTGTCCCTTCCGCATCCGCTGCCCCCGAACGCTCGGCCCGCGCCGCGGCCCTGGCGGAACGGATGGCGGGCTGGCGCGACGGGCGTTACCAGAGCCTGCGTTCGCCGCAGGCGCTCGCCGCCTTCGACGCGATCGCGCCCGTGCTGGCCGAGGCCTTCCTCGACGCCGACGATCCCGAACGCGCGCTGGTGCGCTGGGAAAGCGTGCTCGACCGGGCGAGTTCGGCGATCAACCTGTTCCACCTGCTGAAGGCGCGCCCCGGCCTGCTCGACCGGCTGATCTCCGCGCTCACCCTTGCCCCGACCCTCGCCGACGAGCTCGCGCGGCGGCCCGAACTGCTCGACATCCTGCTCGACCGCGAGGCGCGCGCCCTGCCGCATGCGGTCGAGGCGATCATGGGCCGGATCATGGCCGCCGCCGCGCGCGAGGACTACGAGGCGCTGCTCGACGCGATCCGGGTGGTGACCGGCGAGGTCCGTTTCGCGCTCGGTGTGGAGCTGGTCGAGGGCCGCGCCGACCCGCTCGCCGTCGCCGCCTCGCTCTCGCGCACCGCCGAGGCCGCGCTGCGTCTCGCCCACGAGGGGGCGGCGGCGGAATTCGCCAGGGCGCACGGGCGCATGGCAGGCGGCGAACTGCTCGTGCTCGGGCTCGGGCGGCTGGGCGGCGGGGCGCTGACCCATGCCTCGGACCTCGACATCGTCTATCTCTTCACCGGCGATTTCGCGGCGCGATCGGACGGGCCGCGGCCGCTGGGGGCGACGCATTACTTCAACCGCCTTGCAAGCCGGGTGAGCGCGGCGCTGTCCGTGCCCACGGCCGAGGGCGCGCTCTACGAGATCGACACGCGGCTCCGCCCGCAGGGGGCGCAGGGGCCGCTCGCCGTGAGCTGCGATGCCTTCGCCAAGTACCAGCGCGAGGCGGCCTGGACGTGGGAGCACATGGCGCTCGCCCGGGCGCGGGTGCTGGCAGGGTCGGACGCGGCCCGCAAACAGGTCGAGGCGCTGATCGAGGATGTCCTGTTCCGCCCGCGCGATCCGGGCGATCTCAGGGAATCGGTGCTCGAGATGCGCGACGCCATGGCGCGGCACAAGCAGCCGGGCGGGACGCTCGACGTGAAGCTGCTGCGCGGCGGGCTGGTCGATTTCGAATTTCTCGTCCACTACCTGCAATTGCGCGGCGGCCGGGCGCTGGCCGAAGCGCACCCGCTCGCCTTTTCGGCCGATCTCGGGCGGGCGATCCCGGCGCTTGTCGGGGCGGGGCTGCTGCCGCAGGGGTTTCGCGAGGACTACGATCTCATGACCCGCCTGCTCGTCGCCGGGCGCCTGCTCGCGCCGGGCGGCAGCGAGCCGCCCCCGCTCGCCGCGCGCGCGCTGGCGCAGGCGTGCCGGCAGGAGGATTACGCCGGCCTCTTGCGCGCGCTGGGCGAGGCACGGCAAAGGGTGGCGGCGACCTGGCGCGCGATTCTCGGCCAGGACATCCTGTCCACACCGTCTTGA
- a CDS encoding peroxiredoxin: MTDFPGVGDAMPDIAMETPDGGSVKPSDFAGRKLVVFFYPKDDTPGCTTENKDFSALKDEFDAAGTALLGVSKDPAKRHQKFIAKHDLKVPLASDAEEGGLSDALGIWTEKQMYGKTYMGMVRSTYLVDADGRIAQVWPKVKVKGHAEEVLAAAKAL, encoded by the coding sequence ATGACCGATTTTCCCGGCGTCGGTGACGCCATGCCCGACATCGCGATGGAAACGCCCGACGGCGGCAGCGTGAAGCCGTCGGATTTCGCGGGCCGCAAGCTGGTCGTGTTCTTCTATCCCAAGGACGACACGCCCGGTTGCACCACCGAGAACAAGGATTTCTCCGCGCTCAAGGACGAATTCGACGCGGCCGGCACCGCGCTGCTCGGGGTGAGCAAGGACCCGGCGAAGAGGCACCAGAAATTCATCGCCAAGCACGATCTCAAGGTCCCGCTCGCGAGCGATGCCGAGGAAGGCGGGCTGTCCGATGCGCTCGGCATCTGGACCGAAAAGCAGATGTACGGGAAGACCTACATGGGCATGGTGCGTTCGACCTATCTGGTCGATGCGGACGGCAGGATCGCGCAGGTCTGGCCCAAGGTGAAGGTCAAGGGCCACGCCGAGGAGGTGCTCGCCGCGGCGAAGGCGCTTTGA
- a CDS encoding ferritin-like domain-containing protein, whose protein sequence is MTDGDAARGSVAGAIRAALLTGEPRAKCFAARRVARAWRRGELAFAFDVAMPDRPAWPGAPELLPPNRMPKRGKFGSERARIAMWHSLAHIEFVAIDLALDMAGRFGGEMGEEFVGDFLAVAADEAMHFALLARKLESLGSFYGALPAHAGLWEAAHETRHDVAARLAVVPMVLEARGLDVTPATRDRVEAAGDRQGAKILARILDDEIRHVRFGTKHFRQVAENLGKPPESLWKRLVAQHFRGSLKPPFNDSARLAAGLSRDFYTNVAP, encoded by the coding sequence TTGACGGACGGGGACGCCGCCCGGGGCAGCGTTGCGGGCGCGATCCGCGCCGCCCTCCTGACGGGCGAGCCGCGTGCCAAGTGTTTCGCCGCGCGCCGCGTGGCGAGGGCCTGGCGCCGGGGCGAACTCGCCTTCGCCTTCGACGTCGCGATGCCCGATCGGCCCGCGTGGCCGGGCGCGCCCGAACTCCTCCCGCCGAACCGGATGCCCAAGCGGGGCAAGTTCGGATCGGAGCGGGCGCGGATCGCCATGTGGCATTCGCTCGCCCATATCGAATTCGTCGCGATCGACCTCGCGCTCGACATGGCGGGGCGATTCGGGGGCGAGATGGGCGAGGAATTCGTGGGCGACTTTCTCGCCGTGGCCGCCGACGAGGCGATGCATTTCGCGCTCCTGGCGAGAAAGCTCGAATCCCTCGGCAGCTTCTACGGCGCCCTGCCCGCCCATGCCGGGCTGTGGGAAGCGGCGCATGAAACGCGCCACGATGTCGCGGCAAGGCTCGCCGTGGTGCCCATGGTGCTCGAGGCGCGCGGGCTCGACGTGACACCCGCGACGCGCGATCGGGTCGAGGCCGCGGGAGATCGCCAGGGCGCGAAAATCCTCGCCCGGATCCTTGACGACGAGATCCGCCACGTGCGGTTCGGCACCAAGCATTTTCGGCAGGTCGCCGAGAATCTTGGAAAACCGCCGGAATCCCTGTGGAAACGGCTGGTCGCGCAGCATTTCCGGGGAAGCCTGAAGCCGCCGTTCAACGACTCGGCGCGTCTTGCTGCCGGTTTGTCCCGGGATTTCTACACAAATGTTGCGCCCTAG
- a CDS encoding M23 family metallopeptidase yields MSATVLARITRIFAALTAATGLAAASPALADSAVGISAANAAAANAASANAAAGNANSASTAAADVVKPVRDAKGESLTDGDPRFRQLFASWRSLDIRGPGAPAERPVISVPSRMPLSGFRMTSDYGMRTHPVLGRRAHHKGVDLAAPTGTPVYATADGIIGRADFSPSYGLVIYVDHGADLETRYAHLSKLAVDRGERVRKGDLIGYVGSTGRSTGPHLHYEVRVEGVAVNPIPYMVETEVQVAAADRPELTGQGGD; encoded by the coding sequence ATGAGCGCGACCGTGCTTGCCAGGATAACCAGGATTTTCGCGGCGCTGACCGCCGCGACCGGACTTGCCGCCGCGAGTCCCGCGCTCGCCGATTCGGCAGTCGGAATCTCCGCCGCCAATGCCGCCGCCGCCAACGCCGCGAGCGCCAATGCCGCGGCGGGCAATGCGAACTCCGCTTCGACCGCCGCCGCCGACGTGGTGAAGCCGGTCCGCGACGCGAAGGGCGAAAGCCTGACCGACGGCGATCCGCGCTTCCGCCAGCTGTTCGCGAGCTGGCGCTCGCTCGACATCAGGGGTCCGGGCGCCCCGGCCGAACGGCCGGTCATTTCCGTGCCGTCGCGGATGCCGCTGTCGGGCTTTCGCATGACGAGCGATTACGGGATGCGCACGCACCCGGTGCTCGGTCGCCGCGCGCATCACAAGGGCGTCGATCTGGCCGCGCCCACCGGCACGCCGGTCTATGCCACTGCCGACGGGATCATCGGCCGGGCCGATTTCTCGCCGTCCTACGGGCTCGTCATCTATGTCGATCACGGCGCCGATCTCGAAACGCGCTATGCCCATCTCTCGAAGCTCGCCGTCGACCGGGGCGAGCGCGTGCGCAAGGGCGACCTGATCGGCTATGTCGGTTCGACCGGGCGTTCCACGGGTCCGCACCTCCATTACGAGGTCCGCGTCGAGGGGGTTGCAGTCAATCCGATTCCCTATATGGTGGAAACCGAAGTCCAGGTTGCCGCAGCCGACCGGCCCGAACTGACCGGACAGGGCGGGGACTGA
- a CDS encoding acyl-CoA synthetase, which yields MSLHPTAHAATRPDHPAVIMAGSGKQITFREMEDEANRFARLLRARGLGPNEAGGDAFAVLLENRIEYFTLIWGSQRSGTMLVPISTRLTAPEIAYILRDSEAKLLITSTAFSDVLEGVRRECPDLPVLVMDGEGEEDFAAALSARSAEPIEDQTAGSVMLYSSGTTGRPKGIRPAPPADPDPQAAVPLMGLAVMGAGMPTDGSMVYLSPAPLYHAAPIGWCSTAHRLGGTVVMMEKFEPEAALAAIEKYKVTDSQWVPTHFVRFLKLDPEVRARYDLSSHRRALHAAAPCPVPIKREMIEWWGPIVNEYYAGSEGIGMTMVRSPDWLDHPGSVGKAIYGKLHICGPDGEELPAGEDGLVYFENDLLPTYHNDPDKTREAMHPKGWMTLGDIGHVDEDGFLYLTDRKSHMIISGGVNIYPQEIENLLVTHDKVMDAAVIGAPDPDLGEKVVAVVQPVDMAEVEKDGGAALEQELRDFLGPQLARIKLPKLFDFRPDLPREQNGKLYKRELRDEYAAKAKEGVHA from the coding sequence ATGAGCCTGCATCCGACCGCGCACGCCGCGACCCGTCCCGATCACCCCGCCGTCATCATGGCCGGGAGCGGCAAGCAGATCACCTTTCGCGAAATGGAGGACGAGGCCAACCGCTTCGCCCGATTGCTGCGCGCGCGCGGGCTCGGCCCGAACGAGGCCGGCGGGGATGCCTTCGCCGTTCTGCTCGAGAACCGGATCGAATATTTCACCCTCATCTGGGGCTCGCAGCGGTCGGGGACCATGCTGGTGCCGATCTCGACCCGCCTGACCGCGCCCGAGATCGCCTATATCCTGCGCGACAGCGAGGCGAAGCTGCTCATCACCTCGACCGCGTTTTCCGACGTTCTCGAAGGGGTGCGGCGCGAATGCCCCGACCTGCCCGTGCTCGTGATGGACGGCGAGGGCGAGGAGGACTTCGCCGCCGCGCTTTCGGCCCGGAGCGCCGAGCCGATCGAGGACCAGACGGCGGGCAGCGTGATGCTCTATTCCTCGGGCACGACCGGGCGGCCGAAGGGCATCCGCCCCGCCCCGCCCGCCGATCCCGACCCGCAGGCGGCGGTCCCGCTCATGGGCCTCGCGGTGATGGGCGCCGGAATGCCGACCGACGGGTCGATGGTCTATCTCTCGCCCGCCCCGCTCTACCACGCCGCGCCGATCGGCTGGTGCTCGACCGCGCATCGGCTCGGCGGGACGGTGGTGATGATGGAGAAGTTCGAGCCCGAGGCCGCGCTCGCCGCGATCGAGAAATACAAGGTCACCGACAGCCAGTGGGTCCCGACCCATTTCGTGCGTTTCCTCAAGCTCGATCCCGAGGTGCGGGCCCGTTACGACCTGTCGAGCCACCGGCGCGCGCTGCACGCGGCCGCCCCCTGCCCGGTCCCGATCAAGCGCGAGATGATCGAATGGTGGGGACCGATCGTGAACGAATATTACGCGGGGAGCGAAGGCATCGGGATGACCATGGTGCGCTCGCCCGACTGGCTCGATCACCCGGGCAGCGTGGGCAAGGCGATCTACGGCAAGCTGCACATCTGCGGGCCCGACGGGGAGGAACTGCCCGCCGGCGAGGACGGGCTCGTCTATTTCGAGAACGACCTGCTCCCGACCTATCACAATGATCCCGACAAGACGCGCGAGGCGATGCATCCGAAAGGCTGGATGACATTGGGCGACATCGGGCACGTCGACGAGGACGGCTTCCTCTATCTCACCGACCGCAAGAGCCACATGATCATTTCGGGCGGGGTCAACATCTACCCGCAGGAGATCGAGAATCTGCTGGTGACGCACGACAAGGTGATGGACGCCGCCGTGATCGGCGCGCCCGATCCCGATCTCGGCGAAAAGGTCGTCGCGGTGGTCCAGCCCGTCGACATGGCCGAGGTCGAGAAGGACGGGGGTGCGGCGCTGGAGCAGGAGCTGCGCGATTTCCTCGGCCCCCAGCTCGCCCGGATCAAGCTGCCCAAGCTGTTCGATTTCCGCCCCGATCTCCCGCGCGAGCAGAACGGCAAGCTCTACAAGCGCGAATTGCGCGACGAATACGCGGCGAAAGCCAAAGAGGGAGTGCACGCGTGA
- a CDS encoding cytochrome P450: protein MASMSETAKSAAAPAVLAPDIAREVIDPRAYAEWDGLLDTFDALRAETPVAKVMPGTEGLFEPFWLVTSYDEVMRISKDNKGFLNNPRPVVFSYNQAIEFSRAATGSDMLVDSLVVFDAPVHPKYRRLTQDWFMPRNLQKMEEEIRALAHRTVDAMIAKGPELDFVKEVSGPYPLRVVMQILGVPEADEPRMQMLTQQLFGGQDADLSGTGMENMTPEQVVELVAGAVRTFEDYFAALAEERRANPTEDVASVIANATVDGEPLPPRDMAGYYIIVATAGHDTTSASTAGAMQALANDPEQWERVKADRALLPGIVEEAIRWTTPVQHFMRTAAEDCVVGGQQVKKGDWLMLNYVAANHDPAQFDNPRRFDAARSPNRHLAFGAGAHQCLGLHLARLEMRLLFEALLDKVGAVEPAGEAKRANSTFVGGLKTLPLRIRAG from the coding sequence ATGGCGAGCATGAGCGAAACCGCCAAGAGCGCCGCGGCGCCCGCCGTGCTGGCGCCCGATATCGCGCGCGAGGTGATCGATCCCAGGGCCTATGCCGAGTGGGACGGCCTCCTCGATACTTTCGACGCCTTGCGCGCTGAAACCCCCGTGGCGAAGGTCATGCCGGGCACGGAAGGCCTGTTCGAGCCGTTCTGGCTGGTGACGAGCTATGACGAGGTCATGCGGATTTCGAAGGACAACAAGGGCTTCCTCAACAATCCGCGCCCGGTGGTGTTCAGCTACAACCAGGCGATCGAATTCAGCCGCGCGGCGACGGGTTCCGACATGCTGGTCGATTCGCTGGTGGTCTTCGACGCGCCGGTGCATCCGAAATACCGCCGCCTGACGCAGGACTGGTTCATGCCGAGGAACCTCCAGAAGATGGAGGAGGAGATCCGCGCGCTTGCCCACCGCACGGTGGACGCGATGATCGCCAAGGGGCCTGAACTCGACTTCGTGAAGGAAGTCTCCGGCCCTTACCCCCTGCGCGTCGTCATGCAGATCCTCGGCGTGCCAGAGGCGGACGAGCCGCGGATGCAGATGCTTACCCAGCAGCTGTTCGGCGGGCAGGACGCGGACCTTTCGGGGACCGGCATGGAGAACATGACGCCCGAACAGGTGGTCGAACTGGTCGCAGGTGCGGTTCGCACCTTCGAGGACTATTTCGCCGCGCTCGCCGAGGAACGCCGGGCGAACCCGACCGAGGACGTCGCCAGCGTCATCGCCAACGCCACGGTCGACGGCGAACCGCTGCCGCCGCGCGACATGGCGGGCTATTACATCATCGTCGCGACCGCCGGACACGACACGACCAGCGCCTCGACCGCGGGCGCGATGCAGGCGCTGGCGAACGATCCCGAGCAATGGGAGCGCGTCAAGGCCGATCGCGCGCTGCTGCCCGGCATCGTCGAGGAGGCGATCCGCTGGACCACGCCGGTGCAGCACTTCATGCGGACCGCGGCCGAGGATTGCGTGGTCGGCGGCCAGCAGGTGAAGAAGGGCGACTGGCTGATGCTGAATTACGTCGCCGCGAACCACGACCCGGCCCAGTTCGACAATCCGCGCAGGTTCGACGCCGCCCGCTCGCCCAACCGCCACCTCGCCTTCGGCGCGGGGGCGCACCAGTGCCTCGGCCTGCATCTTGCCCGGCTGGAGATGCGGCTGCTGTTCGAAGCGCTGCTCGACAAGGTGGGCGCGGTCGAACCGGCGGGCGAGGCGAAGCGGGCGAACAGCACCTTCGTCGGCGGGCTGAAGACGCTGCCCCTGCGTATCCGGGCGGGGTAA
- a CDS encoding DNA methyltransferase yields MRLGWDEIARRAKAFSEDWAEAHYEKGETQSFYNDFFDIFGIKRRQVADYERRVKLLDNKQGFIDLFWPRTLLVEQKSATLDLKKAETQALDYLIGIHPTEQPRFILTCDFQNWVLRDRDAAGEPLRFKLADLHKHVQAFDFMLGRRVSFERQEAVTIKAAELMGRLHDGLEENGYRGHDLERFLVRLLFCMFADDTGIFQPKDIFLQLIDNDTLPDGSNTGRIVNELFEVLDTPEDERQANLPDELKQFPYINGDLFRENLRTPVFDAKMREDLLDACRHDWSAVSPAIFGSLFQSVMDAGERRARGAHYTSEENILKVIGPLFLDDLREELEKLKSRKTAKDRALLEFQAKLSRMRFLDPACGCGNFLVIAYRELRRLELDCLKALYGDQRIDAELMTRVTVDQFYGIEYEEFPAMIAEVAMWMADHIANNEINEAFRLNYARIPLTGGATIRHGDALEVDWNEVLPAQECSFVMGNPPFVGSKYQSAEQRAQVRRIADLGGSGGTLDYVAAWFLKAGAYLNGTSSPLPVGEGLASNTPLPNPSPSGEGLSRGNRRIRIAFVSTNSITQGEQVAQLWPLLFDRYGLEIAFAHRTFNWFSEARGKAHVHVVIIGLTHRDFERPEKRLFSYPDIKGDPVESRHGALTAYLFDATRIGPHTIVQPALNPLDQVSKIVNGSVAADGGNLVFGNAERAEYLSKEPDLKDWIKPFVGGEDLLNATQRHCFWLVDCPPSVMRGSQVLRDAIKSVKEMRLASKKAATRQKAESAYLFAERRQPKSGQYLALPRTSSERREFLPIEVLPSDIIAANDLQIIPNASLFEFAVLTTTMHMAWIKITAGRLESRYRYSAKYTYNTFPWPEATEAQRGAIENLAQGVLDARAAHPTSSLADLYDPDTMPANLRKAHRALDSAVDRLYRRRPFESDRDRVEHLFGLYEELVNPMAGAEKANRRTQRRSERRGARRAEA; encoded by the coding sequence ATGCGTCTGGGCTGGGATGAAATCGCGCGCCGCGCCAAGGCTTTCAGCGAAGACTGGGCCGAAGCACATTACGAAAAGGGCGAGACGCAAAGCTTCTACAACGATTTTTTCGACATCTTCGGGATCAAGCGCCGCCAGGTCGCCGATTACGAGCGGCGGGTGAAACTGCTCGATAACAAGCAGGGCTTCATAGACCTGTTCTGGCCGCGAACCCTGCTGGTGGAACAGAAGAGCGCCACGCTGGACCTGAAGAAGGCGGAAACGCAGGCGCTCGATTACCTGATCGGCATCCACCCGACCGAACAGCCCCGCTTCATCCTGACCTGCGATTTCCAGAACTGGGTGCTGCGCGACCGGGACGCCGCCGGCGAACCGCTCAGGTTCAAGCTGGCCGACCTGCACAAGCACGTGCAGGCGTTCGATTTCATGCTTGGCCGCCGGGTCAGTTTCGAACGGCAGGAAGCGGTCACGATCAAGGCCGCCGAACTGATGGGCCGCCTCCATGACGGGTTGGAGGAGAACGGCTATCGCGGACACGATCTCGAACGCTTCCTTGTCCGGCTGCTATTCTGCATGTTCGCGGACGATACCGGCATATTCCAGCCCAAGGACATCTTCCTCCAGCTGATCGACAACGACACGCTTCCCGACGGCAGCAATACCGGGCGCATCGTCAACGAATTGTTCGAAGTGCTCGACACGCCGGAGGACGAACGGCAGGCGAACCTGCCCGACGAGCTGAAGCAATTTCCCTATATCAACGGCGACCTGTTCCGCGAAAACCTGCGCACGCCGGTATTCGATGCAAAGATGCGCGAAGACCTGCTCGACGCCTGCCGCCATGATTGGTCGGCGGTCAGCCCGGCCATATTCGGCAGCCTGTTTCAAAGCGTGATGGATGCCGGCGAACGCCGTGCGCGGGGTGCCCATTACACCTCGGAAGAAAACATCCTCAAGGTGATCGGCCCGCTGTTTCTCGACGACCTGCGCGAGGAGCTGGAAAAGCTGAAATCGCGCAAGACCGCAAAGGACCGGGCGCTGCTCGAATTCCAGGCGAAGCTGTCGCGGATGCGCTTTCTCGATCCGGCGTGCGGCTGCGGCAATTTCCTCGTCATAGCCTATCGCGAACTGCGGCGGCTGGAACTCGATTGTCTCAAGGCGCTCTACGGCGATCAGCGCATCGACGCCGAATTGATGACGCGGGTGACGGTCGATCAGTTCTACGGCATCGAATACGAGGAATTCCCGGCGATGATCGCCGAGGTGGCGATGTGGATGGCGGACCATATCGCCAATAACGAGATCAACGAGGCGTTCCGGCTGAACTATGCGCGCATCCCGCTGACCGGCGGGGCGACGATCCGGCATGGCGATGCGCTGGAGGTGGACTGGAACGAGGTTCTGCCGGCGCAGGAATGCAGCTTCGTGATGGGGAACCCGCCGTTTGTGGGGTCGAAGTATCAGAGCGCCGAGCAGCGCGCGCAGGTGCGCCGCATTGCCGATCTGGGCGGTTCGGGCGGCACGCTGGATTATGTCGCGGCGTGGTTCCTGAAGGCGGGCGCGTATCTCAATGGCACCTCTTCTCCCCTCCCCGTGGGGGAGGGGCTGGCCTCCAATACTCCCCTCCCCAACCCCTCCCCTTCAGGGGAGGGGCTTTCGCGCGGCAACCGCCGCATCCGCATCGCCTTCGTTTCGACCAATTCGATCACGCAGGGCGAGCAGGTGGCGCAGCTTTGGCCGCTCCTGTTCGACCGCTACGGGCTGGAGATCGCCTTCGCCCACCGCACCTTCAACTGGTTTTCGGAGGCGCGGGGCAAGGCGCATGTCCATGTCGTCATCATCGGCCTGACGCACCGCGATTTCGAGCGACCCGAAAAACGGCTGTTCAGCTATCCCGATATCAAGGGCGACCCGGTCGAAAGCCGCCACGGCGCGCTGACGGCCTATCTGTTCGATGCGACGCGTATCGGCCCTCATACAATTGTTCAACCAGCCTTAAATCCATTGGATCAGGTATCAAAGATCGTGAATGGCAGCGTCGCAGCAGACGGAGGTAATCTGGTTTTTGGGAACGCTGAGAGGGCAGAGTACCTTTCGAAAGAACCCGATCTCAAAGATTGGATAAAGCCCTTCGTTGGAGGCGAAGACCTACTGAATGCGACACAAAGGCATTGCTTCTGGCTTGTCGATTGCCCTCCCTCCGTTATGCGCGGGAGCCAGGTTTTGCGCGATGCCATCAAGTCGGTAAAAGAAATGCGGCTGGCGAGCAAAAAGGCGGCGACACGGCAAAAAGCCGAATCTGCCTATCTCTTTGCCGAGCGGCGGCAACCCAAGTCTGGGCAGTATCTGGCGCTACCTAGGACTTCTTCTGAAAGGCGGGAATTTCTTCCCATCGAAGTTTTGCCGTCTGATATCATCGCCGCCAATGATTTGCAGATCATCCCAAATGCTAGTCTATTTGAATTCGCCGTTCTTACGACCACGATGCACATGGCGTGGATCAAGATTACCGCCGGGCGCCTAGAAAGCCGGTACCGATACTCCGCAAAATATACCTACAACACCTTCCCATGGCCCGAAGCGACCGAAGCGCAGCGCGGTGCAATCGAAAACCTCGCGCAAGGCGTGCTCGATGCCCGCGCCGCGCATCCCACTTCCAGCCTTGCCGATCTCTACGATCCCGACACCATGCCCGCCAATCTGCGCAAGGCGCACCGGGCGCTCGATAGCGCCGTCGACCGGCTCTACCGCAGGCGCCCCTTCGAAAGCGACCGTGACCGGGTTGAACACCTGTTCGGCCTCTACGAAGAACTGGTCAACCCGATGGCGGGCGCGGAAAAGGCCAATCGCCGCACACAGCGCCGTTCGGAACGACGCGGCGCGCGCAGGGCCGAGGCCTAG